CCGAAGAGCTTTCCCGGATGAAGGAGATGGTGGCACGGGCGATGGAGGAAGGGGCGATGGGTCTTTCCACCGGGCTCAAGTACCTTCCCGGTGCCTATGCCAAGACAGAGGAGGTAATCGAGCTCGCCAGGGTGGTGGCGCGCTACGGTGGGTTCTACGCCACCCATATGCGGGATGAGGGACTCAAGGTGGTCGATTCCGTTAAGGAGACGATAAGGATAGCAGAAGAGGCGGGTATCCGTGCGGAGATCTCCCATCATAAGGTAACATCGGTGGATAAATGGGGAGTGAGTAAGGAGACGCTTAAGCTCATCTCCCAGGCGAGAGCCCGGGGAGTGGAGGTATCACTCGACCAGTACCCTTATCCCGCTACCTCCACCGGTATTTCCGTTCTCATTCCTGCCTGGGCGCGAGAGGGGGGGAAGGAGAAGTTCCGGGAGCGGGTAGCTCGCCCCAAACTTAGGGCGAAGATAGAGCGCGAGATAGCCTATAACATCGTGCACGATAGGGGTGGAGCCGATCTTACTAATGTGGTTATCGCTTCCTGCCGGTTTGATCCATCCCTCGAGGGGAAGAACTTGAAGGAGATAACCGAGGAGAAAGGATTAGCCCCCACCCCGGAAAACGGTGCCAAGGTGGTTATAGATATCGAGCTTGCCGGCGGTGCCAGTTGCATCTTCCATTGCCTGAGCGAAGAGGATATAAAGCGGATAATGCAGTTTCCCCTTACGATGATCATCACCGATGGCTCCTTCGTCACCTTCGGAAAGGGGGTTCCTCATCCGAGGAATTACGGTACTTTCCCTCGGGTGCTTGCCCGTTATGTGAGAGAGAAGAAATGGCTTACCTTGCCCGATGCAATAAGGAAGATGACCTCCCTTCCCGCTATGATGATGCGGCTTGAGAGACGAGGGCTCATCACTCCCGGTTTTTACGCCGACATCACTATATTCGATCCGGAGAAGGTGGAGGATAAAGCGACCTTCCTCAAACCTCACCAGTATCCGGTGGGAATACTCTATGTTGTTGTGAACGGGAAGCTGGTGATAGATAGGGAGAAGCATACTGGAGCCCGTCCGGGAAGGGTCATCTATGGTCCTGGAAAGAAGTGAGGGATAGTATAAAAAAAAAGCGGTCAGCATTATCGATTGCTGACCGCTTTTTCTTCTCTATACGCCGGTATTACCGC
This portion of the Acidobacteriota bacterium genome encodes:
- a CDS encoding D-aminoacylase; protein product: MRKGFIIAIFLIFGMVLFLGFTPAPKYDLVIKGGKIIDGSGNPWYCADIGIKGDRIAKIGRIKEKGKRTIDARGLIVCPGFIDIHTHTDRNILEHPTADNYVRQGVTTVLGGNCGGSHYPIGEFLKKVEREGISINFATLVGHNTIRELVMDMEARPPTSEELSRMKEMVARAMEEGAMGLSTGLKYLPGAYAKTEEVIELARVVARYGGFYATHMRDEGLKVVDSVKETIRIAEEAGIRAEISHHKVTSVDKWGVSKETLKLISQARARGVEVSLDQYPYPATSTGISVLIPAWAREGGKEKFRERVARPKLRAKIEREIAYNIVHDRGGADLTNVVIASCRFDPSLEGKNLKEITEEKGLAPTPENGAKVVIDIELAGGASCIFHCLSEEDIKRIMQFPLTMIITDGSFVTFGKGVPHPRNYGTFPRVLARYVREKKWLTLPDAIRKMTSLPAMMMRLERRGLITPGFYADITIFDPEKVEDKATFLKPHQYPVGILYVVVNGKLVIDREKHTGARPGRVIYGPGKK